The following DNA comes from Amycolatopsis albispora.
GGCGCGCATCGGCGGGTTGTGGACGGACATGCGCCCGGCCAGCCTGCGGGCCGCCATGAGCGCCTCCGCTGAGCAGCAATGACGACAGCGAATGATGAGGAAGTGCCGACAGTGGATCAGAGGCCAGCCGCACGGCCCAACGTCCTGCGCCGGTCGCGCACGTTGCTGCTCGCCGCCTTCCGCGCCCATCCGGGTCCGATGAGCTGGGGGCTGGCCGCCGCGATGCTGTATGGAGCGGGACTGACCGTCTGGTCCGTCGCGCTCGGCGAGCTGGTCAACCACGTGGTGATACCGAGGTTCGAGGGCGGCCAGGTGGCCACCGGCACCGCCCTCGCCATGGTCCTGGTCGTGCTCGCGATCGGCGTGGTCAAGGGCACGGCAGCGCTGATCCTGCGATGGACCGCCACCGCGACCCGGGCCCGGTTCGATGCCTCCCTGCGGGAGGCCGTGGTCGAGCGGTACGACGCGCTGCCGATTGCCTACCATCGGGCCCACCCGACCGGCGAGAAGCTGGCGCACGTCACCACCGACCCGGAGGCGGCCGCGGACCTGCCGGCCCGAATGCCGCAGGTACTCGGCATGTTCCTGATGTTCCTGGTCACCGCCGGCTGGATGCTGGCGGTGGACCCGATCCTGGCAGTGGTCGGCGGTGCCTCGATCCCGGCGCTGTTGCTGGTCAACTCGGTGTACCAGAAACGGGTCGAAGGGCTCGCCGCGGAGGCCCAGCAGCGGCTGGGGCGGGTGACCGCAGTCGCCCACGAGAGTTTCGACGGCGCCTTCCTGGTGAAGACGCTCGGCCGGGACCGCGCCGAGCGGGACAGGTTCGGCGCCGAATCGGCCCGGCTCCGCGATGCGAACATCAAGCTGGCCGGTCGGGAATGGCTGATGAACGAGCTGTTCGATCTGATCCCGGCCGCCACGTCGCTGGTCGTCCTGGTGGTCGGGGCGTGGCGGGTGGACAGCGGCGCGATCACGGTCGGCCAACTGGTCAGCTTCGTCAACCTGTTCGCCATCCTGGCAGTGCCGCTGAGCGTGATCGGCAACGTGCTGGCCCACGTGCCGCACGTGCTGGCGGGGTACGGCCGGGTTCAGGAGGTGCTCGGCGAGACGCCACCGCCGGCTGTGGTGGATCCGCAGCCGCTGCCGAACGGTCCGCTCGACCTGCGCGTCCGCGGTCTCGGCTTCGCCTACCCGGACGGCCCGGAGGTCCTTTCCGATGTGAGCTTCGACGTCCCGGCCGGCGCGACCGTCGCGATCACCGGGAGCACCGGGTCGGGCAAGAGCACGCTGCTGCTGGCGCTGGCCGGCCTGCTGCCCCCGACCGGCGGCACGGTGCTGCTGAACGGGGTCGACCTGTACCGGGTCGGCGCAGCCGACCGGGCGGCGGCCTGTGCGGCGGTTTTCCAGGAGCCGTTCCTGTTCGCCGGCACGCTGGCCCAGAACGTCCGGCTCGACTTCGACGGCACCCCATCGGAAGCACCCACGGACGCCGACCGGGAGCGGCTGGACGAGGCGCTCCGTCTCGCCCGGGCCACCGCCATCGTCGAGGGCCAGCCGGACGGGCTGGCGACTCGGGTCGGCGAGCGTGGGGTGACGCTGTCCGGCGGCGAACGACAACGCCTCGCGCTGGCCCGGGCCCTGGTCCGCCGGCCCCGGGTGCTGTTGCTGGACGAGGCCACGTCCGCGGTCGACGCGACCACCCGGCAGGAGATCATGAGCGGGCTGGCCACCAGCCTGCCGTCCACCACCACGATCGTCGTCACCACCAGCGCCGCGACGCTGGCCAGGGCCGACGCGGTCGTGTACCTCGACAGCGGCCGCGTGGCCGGTGTCGGCGCCCATGGTGACCTGCTCCGGATCGACGGCTACGACCGGCTGATCCGGAGATGCCAGCGAGAGGGGGTGGCGGCATGAGTGCGGTCACGGTCGATCCCGACGGTGTTGCCGGGTCGACGCCCGCGGTGCTTCGGCGCGGCTTCGCCTCCATCCCGGAGATCCGCGACGGCCTGGCCCTGACGCTCGTCCTCGCACTGGTCGGCGGGTTCGGCCGGCTGGCCGTACCGGTCCTCGTCCAGCAGCTCTTGGACCGGGGACTCAGCACCGGACACGTCGACGTCGGCCACCTGGTTCTCCTGGGCGCGCTGGCGGCGGTGGCGGTGGGGGGCACCGCCCTGGTCAACTGGGTGAGCCTGCTGCGCCTTGCGATCGCCAGCGAGCGCGCACTGTGCGGGCTGCGGGTCCGCGCCTTCGGCCACATACACCGGCTCAGCGTGGCGTACCACTCGGCCGAAACGCGCGGGAAGCTGGTGTCCCGGGTGACCTCCGACGTCGGGACCCTCAGCCAGTTCCTGCAGTGGGGCGGCATCGCCTGGGTGGTGAACGGCGCCGCCATGCTGGCTGCCCTCGCCGGCATGCTGTACTACGACGTCTGGCTGACGCTGGTCACGGTTGCGCTGATCGTGCCGATGATCGTCCTCATCCACGTGCTGACCGGGCGCCTCGGGCCCGCGCACTCCGCGGTCCGGGGCCGCGTCGCCGATCTGCTCACGGTGACCTCGGAGACGATCCAGGGCGCGGCCGTCATCCGCGCCTACGGCATCACGAAGCCGAGCCTGCGGCGGACCACGGCGACCATCCACCGCTGGCGGGACACGAAGGCCCGCGCCGGCTATCTGGGCAGCGTGCTGTTCTCCCTCGCCGAGCTGTTCGCCGCGATCGTGGTGGTCGGCGTCGTCGCGGTGGGCCTGGCGATCGGCCCGTCAACCGGGCGCACCGCCGGTGAGCTGGTCGCGTTCCTCCTGCTGGTGACCCTGTTCCTGGGGCCGGTGGGGCAGTTCACTCAGGTCATCGACTTCACGCAGAATGCCGTGGCCGGCTGGCGCCGGGTGCTGGCACTGCTGGACATCGCCGAGGACGTCACCGAGCCGGTCAACGGCCGGCAGCTGCCAGCCAGCCCGCCGGCGGTGGCCGTACGGAATGTCACCTTCGGCTACCCGAACGCCGGCCCGGCCCTGACCGACGTGTCGTTCGAGGTGCCGGCCGGTCGCCAGGTCGTGCTGGTCGGCGCCACCGGATCGGGCAAGACGACGCTGACGAAGCTGATCGCCCGGCTGGCCGACCCCGACCGCGGCCACATCCTGATCGGCGGCGTGGACGTACGGGAAATCGCCACCGAGTCGCTGCGCTCGCGGGTGGTGGTCGTGCCGCAGGAACCGTTCCTTTTCGACACCACGGTCGAGGAGAACGTCCGGTACGGGCAACCGTCCGCCACCCGTACCGACGTCGAGCAGGCCTTCCACGAGCTGGGTGCGGCAGCGTTCCTCGCCGGCCTGCCGCGCGGCCTGGACACCCCGGTCGGGCAGCGCGGCGAGAGCCTGTCCGCGGGCGAGCGGCAGCTGGTCGCGCTGGCCCGCGCGCACCTGGCCAACCCGGCCTGCCTGATCCTCGACGAGGCGACCTCGGCCGTGGACCCGCGGATCGAGCTGACGCTCATCGAGGCGTTGCGGCGGCTCACCGCGGGCCGCACGTCGTTGACCGTCGCGCACCGGCTGGCCACCGCCGAACGGGCCGACGAGGTGATCGTGCTCGATGGCGGCCGGCTGGTGGAACGCGGCCGGCACGACGAGCTGCTCGCGGCGGGCGGTGTCTACACCGGCTTGTACGACAGCTGGCGGCGAGCCACGGCCGCTGGCACGGTCGCCTGACTCGAACGCAGTTCATCTCTACGGCACGGATGGAGGTAGGCGATCGATGTCCGATCTCTGCGTACATCAGTTGATCGAGGCGCGAGCGGCGCGCACCCCGGACGCGCCTGCGATCATGTCCGGAGACGGTGTCCTGAGCTTCCGTCAGCTCGACGAGCGGGCCGGCGAGCTGGCCGACCGGCTCGCTGTGCGCGGTGTGCGGCCGGAGGTCCGGGTCGGGGTCGCCGTCGAACAGTCCGCCCGCTGGCTGGTGACGGTGCTCGCGGTGTGGAAGGCCGGTGGCGTCTACGTTCCGCTGGACGCCGCGCTGCCCGCCGAGCTGGTGGCGGGGATGCTGGCCGACGCCGAGGTGGAGCTGGTGCTCCGCGGTGGACCGGAGCGGACGTTCGACGGTGCCGGGTTCTCGGTGGCCGACCTGGCCGACCTCATGGCCGAACCGGCCGGCTCGGCCGAACCGGACCCGGCTGTGGCCCGGCCGGCGCTGTGGCCCGGCAATCTCGCGTACTGCGCCTTCACCTCCGGCTCGACCGGCCGGCCGAAGGCCGTCGGGGTCTCGCATGCCAGCCTGGCCGAACACGCCGCTGCGATCCGGGCGGAGCTGGGCCTGCGGTCGTCCGACCGGTTCATGCAGTTCACCTCGATGCACATCGACGCCTCGCTGGAGGAGGTGCTGCCGGCGTGGCTGGCCGGCGCCGCGGTCGTGCTGCCGGACACGCCCCGTCCGACCAGTGTCGAGCTGACCGGCGTGATGGTGGCCCGCGGGGCGACCGTGGTGAGCCTCCCGAGCAACTACTGGCACCAGTGGGCGGACGACCTCGCCGCTGGGACCGTGTCGCTGCCCGACAGCCTGCGCACCGTGTTCGTCGGCGGGGACAAGGTGCGGATGGACCGGCTCGCCGTCTGGATGGAGGCTGTCGGCTCGCGACCGGTGGACTTCGTCGCCGACTACGGGCCCACCGAGACCACGATCAGCTGCACCACCTACCGGCCGGACCCGGCGAACCTGCCCGACGTCGGACTCGTGCCGATCGGGCGACCACTACCCGGGGTGACCGTACACCTGCTCGACGACGAGCTGGCGCCGGTGGCCGACGGGGAACCGGGGGACGTGTGGATCGCCGGCTTCGGGCTGGCCCGCGGCTATCTGGGTGCGCCGGCCACCACCGCCGACCGGTTCTGGCCGGACCCGTTCGGGCCGCCCGGCGCCCGGATGTACCGGACCGGTGACCGGGCCAACCGGCTGCCGGACGGGAACCTGCAGTTCCTCGGCCGGTCCGACCGCCAGATCAAGATCCGCGGGTTCCGGGTCGAGCCCGGCCAGGTGGAGAACGCGGTGCGGGCCTGTGCCGGCGTACGCGACGCCGTCGTGGTCGCGGCCGACGACCCGGTTTCCGGCGCCCAGCTGATCGCCTACGCCGAGGGGGAGCACACGCCGGCCGCGGACGCAGCGCTCCGCGCCGAACTGGCCGACCGGCTGCCCGCCGTCATGCTCCCGCGGACCATCATCTGGCTGGACCGGATCCCGCGGTCCCCGCTGAACAGAAAGGTGCTGCCGTCCGAGCTGCCGCCACCACCACCCGCCACCCCCGCCCTGGCCGGCGCGGCCACGTCCTCCGGTGTGGAAGGCGTCGTCGCGCGACTCGTCGCCGACGTGCTGGGCCGGCCGGCCGGCGCCGACGAGGACTTCTTCGCGGCCGGCGGCGACTCCCTGCGTGGTCTGCAACTGCTCAGCGGCATCGCACGGGCCACCGATGTGGCTCTATCGTTCAACGAGCTGCGCTCCGCCCCGACCGTGACCGCCCTCGCCGCGCTGGTCAAGGGGACCAGCCGGCGAGACGCCGGCGGCGGAGTGGTCGCGGCGTCCGGCGAGCACGACGAATGGCGGCCGGCCTCGCGCGGCCAGGCCGCGCTGTGGTACCTGGACCGGCTGCAGCAGGGCGTCGCGACCTACGCCGTACCCCTCGGATACTGGATTTCCGGACCGCTGCACATCGAGCGGATGGATGCCGCGCTCACCGCGCTGGTGGAGCGGCACGAGGCGTTGCGGACCACCCTCGCGGAACGGGACGGCCGCGTCTGGTCCCGGCTCCAGCCGCCAGAGCCGGTCCGTACCGAGGTGAGATCCGTCGCCGACCGGGCGGCTGCGGCGCGCCTGGCCGAGGCCGAGGCGGCCCGGCCGTTCGACCTGTCCGCCGGACCGCTGGTGCGGTCCTGCTGCTACCGGGTCGACGACGAGCAGCACCTGTGGTTGCTCGATGTGCACCACAGCGTCTTTGACGCATGGTCGCTGGGAGTGTTCTGGCGAGAGTTCGCCGCGCTGTACCAGGCCCGCCCGCTGCCGGCGCCGTCCGTGCGGTTCGCCGACTACGTGGCCTGGCAGGAGCGCTGGCTGGGCTCGGAGGAGGCGGCCGGGCAGCGGCGATACTGGGTAGAGCAGCTCGACGGCGACGTGCCGGTGCTGGAACCCGGCCGGCCGACCGGGGCGGAGGGGCAGGCCGGGTTCTCGATACCGCTCGACCTCGCCGGCGTCGGCCTGGCCGCGGTGGAGCGGGTGGCCCGCGCTTATGGATCTACTCCGTTCGGCGTGCTGCTGGCCGGCTTCCTCGGCACGCTGCACCGGATGACCGGCGGTGCCGACGACGTGGTGGTCGGGGTCCCGATGGCCGGCCGGGTCCGGCCCGGCACCGAGGACCTGATCGGCTACCTGGTCAACACCGTGCCGCTGCGGATGCGATTCACCCCCGGCATGCGCTTCCGGGACCTGGTGGAGCGCACCGACGCGGCGCTGGCCGAGGCGCTGTCCCGGCAGGACCTGCCGTTCGCGGAGATGGTCGGCGGTCTTTCCCCCGGCGGGGCCGACAACCCCGTCTTCCAGACCATGTTCGTCTTCGAGTCCACCCCGATGGACGGCGGTGGCGAGATCGACGGCCTTCAGATCACCGAGCAGCCGATCCACTCCGGTACCGCCAAGGTCGCGCTGACCTGCACGCTGCGGCTGGACGACGGGACGCTGGCCGGCGAGGTGGAGTACGCCACCCGCCGGTTTGACCGCCCAGCCGCCGGCCGCTGGCAGGAAGCCTTGCTGACGCTCCTCGAATCGGCACTGGCGGACCCGTCGGCCCAACTGGCCGAGCTGCCGCTAATGCCGGCCGCCTCGGCCACCGCGCAGCTGGCCGCGATCAACGCCGGCCACGAGGACCGCGGCGCCGCCGGGACGCTGCTGCACGATGGTTTCCATGCCGCGCTGGCCCAGGCCCCGGACGCGGTGGCCGTGCAGGGGTGGACGAGCTCGGTCAGCTACGCCGACCTGGACGCCCGCGCCGAGGCGGTGGCGACCGCGCTGCGCAACTCACCCCACATCGGGCCGGAGTCCCTGGTCGGGGTGTGCGTCCCGCGCTCGGTGGAGTCGATCGCGGCGCTTCTCGGGGTACTCCGCGCGGGTGCCGGCTTCGTACCGCTGGATGCCGGCTACCCGGTCGAGCGCCTGCGCTGGATAGCCGCCGACTGCGAGATGGCGGCGGTGATCGCCGCGGGGCCACCGCCGGCCGGGCTGGAGGGCCTGCCGATCGTCGAGGCGGCCGCGCCGATCGTCGAGGCGGCCGCGCCGGACCGGAGTCACCGTCGGATCCACCCGCGGAACACGGCCTTCGTCTACTACACGTCGGGGTCCACGGGCCGGCCCAAGGGCGTCGTCATCGACCACGGCTGCGCGGCGTCCCGGGTGGAGTGGATCGCCCGGCGGTACGAGCTCGAGCCCGGCCGACGAGTCGTGCACAAGACGCCGTTGATCTTCGACGTCGCGATCTGGGAGATCTTCGCGACGCTCGCCGCCGGCGCCACAGTCGAGTTGGCCGAGGCGGGCTCGGAGACGGACGTGCCGTACCTGGCCGAGCTGCTCGCCGAGCCGGGCACGGTGCTGGCCCACTTCGTACCGTCGATGCTGGACATGTACCTGGCCACCGTTCCGGCCACCAAGTACCCGGACCTCGGCTGCGTGCAGACCTCCGGTGAGGCGGTGCCGGCGGCGCTTCTGGAGCGGTTCGCCGCCCACTTCGATCTCGACCTGCACAACGCGTACGGCCAGACGGAGACCTCGGAGGTCGCGCTCTGGACCGGGCGCGCCTGGCCGGCCGGCGGTGGCGTCCCGATGGGCCGGGCGGTCAACGGCTACCGGCTGTACGTGTTGGACGAAGCGCTCCGGCCGA
Coding sequences within:
- a CDS encoding ABC transporter ATP-binding protein; translation: MDQRPAARPNVLRRSRTLLLAAFRAHPGPMSWGLAAAMLYGAGLTVWSVALGELVNHVVIPRFEGGQVATGTALAMVLVVLAIGVVKGTAALILRWTATATRARFDASLREAVVERYDALPIAYHRAHPTGEKLAHVTTDPEAAADLPARMPQVLGMFLMFLVTAGWMLAVDPILAVVGGASIPALLLVNSVYQKRVEGLAAEAQQRLGRVTAVAHESFDGAFLVKTLGRDRAERDRFGAESARLRDANIKLAGREWLMNELFDLIPAATSLVVLVVGAWRVDSGAITVGQLVSFVNLFAILAVPLSVIGNVLAHVPHVLAGYGRVQEVLGETPPPAVVDPQPLPNGPLDLRVRGLGFAYPDGPEVLSDVSFDVPAGATVAITGSTGSGKSTLLLALAGLLPPTGGTVLLNGVDLYRVGAADRAAACAAVFQEPFLFAGTLAQNVRLDFDGTPSEAPTDADRERLDEALRLARATAIVEGQPDGLATRVGERGVTLSGGERQRLALARALVRRPRVLLLDEATSAVDATTRQEIMSGLATSLPSTTTIVVTTSAATLARADAVVYLDSGRVAGVGAHGDLLRIDGYDRLIRRCQREGVAA
- a CDS encoding ABC transporter ATP-binding protein; its protein translation is MSAVTVDPDGVAGSTPAVLRRGFASIPEIRDGLALTLVLALVGGFGRLAVPVLVQQLLDRGLSTGHVDVGHLVLLGALAAVAVGGTALVNWVSLLRLAIASERALCGLRVRAFGHIHRLSVAYHSAETRGKLVSRVTSDVGTLSQFLQWGGIAWVVNGAAMLAALAGMLYYDVWLTLVTVALIVPMIVLIHVLTGRLGPAHSAVRGRVADLLTVTSETIQGAAVIRAYGITKPSLRRTTATIHRWRDTKARAGYLGSVLFSLAELFAAIVVVGVVAVGLAIGPSTGRTAGELVAFLLLVTLFLGPVGQFTQVIDFTQNAVAGWRRVLALLDIAEDVTEPVNGRQLPASPPAVAVRNVTFGYPNAGPALTDVSFEVPAGRQVVLVGATGSGKTTLTKLIARLADPDRGHILIGGVDVREIATESLRSRVVVVPQEPFLFDTTVEENVRYGQPSATRTDVEQAFHELGAAAFLAGLPRGLDTPVGQRGESLSAGERQLVALARAHLANPACLILDEATSAVDPRIELTLIEALRRLTAGRTSLTVAHRLATAERADEVIVLDGGRLVERGRHDELLAAGGVYTGLYDSWRRATAAGTVA
- a CDS encoding non-ribosomal peptide synthetase; translation: MSDLCVHQLIEARAARTPDAPAIMSGDGVLSFRQLDERAGELADRLAVRGVRPEVRVGVAVEQSARWLVTVLAVWKAGGVYVPLDAALPAELVAGMLADAEVELVLRGGPERTFDGAGFSVADLADLMAEPAGSAEPDPAVARPALWPGNLAYCAFTSGSTGRPKAVGVSHASLAEHAAAIRAELGLRSSDRFMQFTSMHIDASLEEVLPAWLAGAAVVLPDTPRPTSVELTGVMVARGATVVSLPSNYWHQWADDLAAGTVSLPDSLRTVFVGGDKVRMDRLAVWMEAVGSRPVDFVADYGPTETTISCTTYRPDPANLPDVGLVPIGRPLPGVTVHLLDDELAPVADGEPGDVWIAGFGLARGYLGAPATTADRFWPDPFGPPGARMYRTGDRANRLPDGNLQFLGRSDRQIKIRGFRVEPGQVENAVRACAGVRDAVVVAADDPVSGAQLIAYAEGEHTPAADAALRAELADRLPAVMLPRTIIWLDRIPRSPLNRKVLPSELPPPPPATPALAGAATSSGVEGVVARLVADVLGRPAGADEDFFAAGGDSLRGLQLLSGIARATDVALSFNELRSAPTVTALAALVKGTSRRDAGGGVVAASGEHDEWRPASRGQAALWYLDRLQQGVATYAVPLGYWISGPLHIERMDAALTALVERHEALRTTLAERDGRVWSRLQPPEPVRTEVRSVADRAAAARLAEAEAARPFDLSAGPLVRSCCYRVDDEQHLWLLDVHHSVFDAWSLGVFWREFAALYQARPLPAPSVRFADYVAWQERWLGSEEAAGQRRYWVEQLDGDVPVLEPGRPTGAEGQAGFSIPLDLAGVGLAAVERVARAYGSTPFGVLLAGFLGTLHRMTGGADDVVVGVPMAGRVRPGTEDLIGYLVNTVPLRMRFTPGMRFRDLVERTDAALAEALSRQDLPFAEMVGGLSPGGADNPVFQTMFVFESTPMDGGGEIDGLQITEQPIHSGTAKVALTCTLRLDDGTLAGEVEYATRRFDRPAAGRWQEALLTLLESALADPSAQLAELPLMPAASATAQLAAINAGHEDRGAAGTLLHDGFHAALAQAPDAVAVQGWTSSVSYADLDARAEAVATALRNSPHIGPESLVGVCVPRSVESIAALLGVLRAGAGFVPLDAGYPVERLRWIAADCEMAAVIAAGPPPAGLEGLPIVEAAAPIVEAAAPDRSHRRIHPRNTAFVYYTSGSTGRPKGVVIDHGCAASRVEWIARRYELEPGRRVVHKTPLIFDVAIWEIFATLAAGATVELAEAGSETDVPYLAELLAEPGTVLAHFVPSMLDMYLATVPATKYPDLGCVQTSGEAVPAALLERFAAHFDLDLHNAYGQTETSEVALWTGRAWPAGGGVPMGRAVNGYRLYVLDEALRPIPPGVVGELYVAGVDGLARGYLGQPELTAQRFLPHPCPVVPGERLYRTGDLASLDDDGLLHYAGRADNQAKVRGVRVEPGEIEAVLDSHPAVERAVVAVREDEPGVKEIVAYLVGPDAFIPEVAEYLAGYLSQYLLPAVYVKLDALPLTPSGKVDRQALPVPTIRDREARTGVSEVTSLIEADVAEVWRDLLQVNQVGRNQSFFSVGGTSLSALQMLHRIKTRFGVSLTVRQFFDAPTIAGVAGNLETALAAEVATMSDDDVAERLGDR